The following proteins are encoded in a genomic region of Bufo bufo chromosome 11, aBufBuf1.1, whole genome shotgun sequence:
- the LOC120981920 gene encoding cytochrome c oxidase assembly factor 8, which translates to MAASCARLTRLRPRPVRLLSSRTRHSESSDTRAGAAKAISFCPPVDSKYDWIGPPDRYSNIRPIKYFVPADESPLERKLRELRQETQDWNQKFWANQNLTFIREKEEFIILKLRALGLGQRDEEGRKRTLDAEVMADFYKNFLGKNFSKHAQYNREWYKRNFTITFLMGQVALQRALKKIGWR; encoded by the exons ATGGCGGCGTCCTGCGCTCGGTTGACCCGTCTTCGCCCTCGCCCCGTACGGCTGCTCTCCTCCCGCACTCGGCACTCCGAAAGCTCAGACACTAGAGCGGGCGCCGCCAAG gcCATCAGCTTCTGCCCACCTGTAGACTCCAAATATGACTGGATTGGTCCCCCCGATAGATATTCCAATATTCGACCAATAAAATACTTTGTCCCAGCAGATGAGTCTCCTTTGGAAAGAAAACTCCGGGAATTGCGCCAGGAAACACAAGATTGGAATCAAAAGTTCTGGGCAAATCAGAATCTGACTTTCATTAGG GAAAAAGAAGAATTTATCATCTTAAAACTTCGTGCCTTGGGTTTGGGGCAGAGAGATGAAGAAG GACGTAAAAGGACATTGGATGCAGAAGTGATGGCGGATTTTTATAAGAATTTCCTGGGCAAGAACTTTTCAAAACATGCTCAGTATAACAG AGAATGGTACAAGAGGAATTTTACCATCACATTTCTCATGGGGCAAGTCGCATTACAGAGAGCGTTGAAGAAGATTGGCTGGAGATAG